The Nitrospirota bacterium sequence AGAGCATGGAATGAACGCAAGATATTCGGTAAAATACGTTATATGAGTTATAATGGTTGCAAATCAAAATTTAATATAATAAAATATATTGAATATGTTAATTCATTGTAAGCAATGACAAAACACTCAATCGATATTCCTGACAAAGTAAAAAAGGGTGATGTATCTGTCAGAGAACGTTTAAATGCGCTCGATAAAATTCAACTTTATGCTGTCCTTGCAACAGATATGGAAGGCCAACCATATGCTTCTCTGATTGCTTATAAGCATGACCCCGACAAAAATGGAATTATTTTTGTCACTCCAAGATCAACAAGGAAATATAAAAATGTCCTCAGTAACAGTCGTGTGTCTCTACTCATTGACACAAGAACAAATACTAAAAAAGATTATATGGGGGCTGAATCTATTATGATAATAGGGAATGCCCGTCCTGTGAGAAAAGGAAGAAGATGGGAAGAGCTTGCCAGAATTTTCTTAAGAAAACATCCCTATCTTAAAGGCATAATGCAATCACAAGAAACTGCTCTGGTTTATATAACAATCAAACAAGCTTTTCATGTAACAAAATTTCAAACTGTATCAGAGTAGCATTAACTATAGTAAAAAATATAAATAAGAAAAAGGAGGATATCATCTATGTTTAAGGAATTCAAAGAATTTGCTATAAAGGGAAATGTCGTTGATATGGCTGTAGGAATAATTATTGGTGCTGCCTTTGGCACAATAGTTAATTCTCTCGTAACAGATATTTTAATGCCACCGATAGGTCTACTTCTGGGGAAAACGGATTTTTCTAATTTGTTCGTAGTAATAAAAGAGGGGACAGTTCCCGGACCTTATGCTTCACCTGATGCAGCAAAAACCGCTGGTGCGGTAACAGTTAATTTTGGGTTATTTATAAATACTATTGTTAATTTTCTCATAGTTGCCTTTGCTGTTTTTCTTCTCATCAGAAATATTAACAGACTCAGAAGACAGAAGGAAGCCCCTCCTGCAGTACCAACAACCAAAGAATGTCCATATTGCCTATCTCAGATACCTATTAAGGCGACAAAATGTCCTCATTGTACTTCTGATTTGAAATGATCAGTGAAGCTATAAGTTATGCACAATGTTAATTCGATTTTCTTAGAGCAATTCGAGACATAAAGTTGAGCTATTTATAACCTTCCCATCATCACAAGCGCATCCTCATCTGGATTGCTATAATATTTTTTTCTTATACTTTCAGTTTTAAATCCAAAGCGCTTATAGAATTCTTTCGCACCTGTATTTGAAAACCTAACTTTCAGATATAGAAAAACACAACCCCTGTTTTTTAATTCATTTATAACATTATTCATTAATATTGTTGCAACACCCCGTCTCCTGTAATCAGGATGCACCGCAAGGTTAAGGATACACGCTTCATGAAACTTATAATCTGCACAGATATATCCGATAATTTTATCTCTGAAGACAGCGACTTTCATAATTGAATATTTCCTGTAAAGTTCACGTAGAAAAGATTGTTCAGACCATGGGGTGCTGAATGAAACCTGCTCAATATTAACAACCTCTAATATATCTTCTTCCCCCATATCACGGATGACCAGCTTATCCATTGTCTCAACCCTATACATTAGGGTATCACAAATATAACTTTTCTGTCCCTGAACCGGTTAAGCTGTAAAGGATTTTAATAGTCAGAAGGCATAAAAACTTTCAGTCTTTCTCATAAAAACACAACGGGCTGATGAATCAATAATACATCAGCCCAGGGTTAAGTCCCGCAACTTGCAGGAATTTTATTTACAGGCTAAACACAAGGTTTAGCAGAAAGAAGGCCTTCAACCACCCCCACTGAATCCTGAGATATTACCTGATGAAGAGGTAGCAGATATGGAACAGCTGAATTTTGAGATCTTTTTACTGATATCTCTTGATCCGCAACCTGGACATAATATTTCATCCTCTGTTGAGCTTATCCAATGAAAAAGAGTAAAATTTTTATTACATTTATTACAGATATATTCATAAATTGGCATCTATATCTCCTTATAATTTATATTTTATAAATAATTTAATTTAAATTTTATCATTCATAAATAAAAAAAGTCAAGGTATTGTATAAGTTAAAGACATTTGCGACATTCCTCCATTTTCAATCAAATACTCTACAGGGCTTTTTAATCCCAGAGACTTATTGAGAATACACCCTTGTCTTTTGCATTTCAAGCTTTTTACACAGAGAAGTTTACACTACTTTATATCGGGCTCACTATTTCCCAATGGCCTTAAGAATTAATTTTAGAAAATCCGCTTCTGGAAGTGAGCCTATAAAGGTATGTTTTTCGTTGATGACGATTTTGGGCACCCCTTTTACATCGTATTTTACTGAAAGATACGGAAACTCTGAAAGCTCTATCATATCAGCCCTTATAAAATCATTTGACATTGCAAATTTATGTGCCAGGCGAACAGCCTGAGCGCAATAAGGGCAGGTTGGTGATATTAAGACCTGAATATGTACAGGCTTATCAACTTTTTCCAGTTCTTTCAAGGACGCAATTGACAGCACAGCATTTCCAATGCTTATATCTATTATATCTTCAACAAGAGAGGTAAATTCATATCCTGCGGGCACACCGTAGAAACGTATTCCATAATCTTGGTCTCTCATTAGTATAATGGCAGGTATTTTGTCAATCCCATATGAACGAGCAATTTCTGCATCTTTAACAAAATCATATACTTCAATCGAAATCTTATCAGAAAGTTCAGAAAGTTCATGGAGAAGTTCCCTTGTCATCTGACAGTAATTGCATTCAAATTCTTGTGTAAATGTGATAATCTTTACTGGATTTCTTAGAGACAAAAAGAGCTTTTTCAGTTGTTCCTTGTCACTATTGGATATTATGGGCATAAAACCCCCTTATGTTTATATCATATGAAGCAGATATTCATAAGCAGACAATGCTGCTTTTGCACCTTCACCTGCTGATATTATAATTTGCTTGTGAGGGATGGAAGTTACATCACCGGCACTAAAAAATCCTTCAACGCTTGTTCTGCATAAACAATCAGTGATAACCTCACCTATCTCATTCAACTTAACCAAATCCGATACAGCGCTGGAATTAGGGACAAGCCCAATTTCGATAAAAACTCCGTTTGCATCGATAATAACTTCCTTGCCTGTTTTACGATTTCTCAATATAACATTCTCTACTTTATTGTCTCCGCCTATAGAAATAACTTCATGTGAATCAAGATATTTTATTTTGTCATAATATTTAACTCTTTGTTGCAAAATTGCATCAGCCTGCCAGCCTTCTGAAAAATTGACAAGGACAATATCTGCCTTAAAGCGGATGAGGTCTATTGCAGTACTGAATGCTGAATTCCCTCCGCCAATAATAATTACTTTTTTACTCTGAAAAAGCGGAGCATCACATGTAGCACAATAAGATACTCCTTTCCCAACAAGCTCTTTAGCACCGGGGACATTGAGTGATCGGTGTCTCCCCCCAGTTGCAAATATAACAGTTCGTCCAGAATATATGGTTCCGTCCTCCATCATGGCAATAAAAATATTTTCCTTTTTTTCTATCTTCTTAACCGCTATCCCTAAACTGGCTGGGATGTCAAAACCCTTGACGTGTTCTTCAAATCTCGCTGCGAGATCAAGAGAGTTGATACTCTGAAATCCTAAATAGTTTTCTATTTCAGCTGACTCTTTAATCAGTCCTCCAAAATCTATAGAAAGGATGATAAGATTAACCATCTTACGTGCAGCATAAATTGCAGCACTCATAGCAGCAGGGCCACCACCGATAATCAACATGTCATAAAGTATGGTTGGATCTGGCTTTCGTAGTTGGGATAAAGATGATATATTCAAAATAAATTCCGGAGGTTTCATTTCTCTCTTTTTATTTCAAAATTTCCTTTATTTTCTCCTTAAATTGCTTTGGGTGGCTTCCTTCCCAATAAATTTTACCACAATCATCACATTTCATAAAAAAATTGTAGTTGAGATAAATGAATTCAGGAACAAAATTCTTTATCTCATTCTTAGTAGATATTCTAATAAGTCTTCCATTACAGACAACACACCGTGTCAGCAAATTAAACCTTTTCAGAGCTAACTTTTCTATTACTTCCATTAGCTGTTGTAATGAATCATTAGCAGTAATAAGTAGACAATACTTATTGCCCTTTTTTCGGGCAAGGAGGGTATCTCTTGTTAAAATAAAACGGTTCTGCTCTCTTGCAATCCTTAGAAGTCTACTATCAGTAATATTATTGAAATACAGGGTATCAAATCCTAAAAACCTCATCCAGCGAGCAAGCCTACCGAGCATGACATCCGCAATAAAACGCATATCATGCTCAGCATTCACTATTATGTTTGTTCAGTAATTGAAGGTTCAGGCTCAGAGAGTTGAGGCTGAAATTCTCTTTTAACAAAAGTATTTCGATATCTTGGCATTCCAGTCCCTGCAGGTATCATTCTTCCCATTATAACATTCTCTTTGAGCCCTTTGAGCTCGTCGATTAATCCAGTTATAGCAGCTTCTGTTAGAACTCTCGTTGTCTCCTGGAATGAAGCGGCAGATATGAAACTGTCTGTTGTAAGAGATGCCTTTGTTATCCCAAGCAATAAAGGTTTGCCTTGAGCTGGCTTGCCCCCTGCGGCTTTAACCCTCAGGTTTTCCTCGTGGAATATTCTTCTATCAACTTGTTCACTGATAAGAAAATCTGTATCACCTGGATCTTCAATTTTCACCTTCTTCATCATCTGCCTGACAATCACCTCAATATGTTTGTCATTAATCGAAACACCCTGTAACCTGTAAACTTTTTGTACCTCATCAACAAGATATCTTTGGAGTTCATGAGGCCCAAGTATATCAAGTATATTATGCGGATTTACAGCTCCATCCATAAGAGGCTCTCCAGCTCTAACCCAGTCACCCTCGTGAACGCTAACATGTTTACCTTTAGGGATAAGATACTCTCTTACCTCGTCTCCTCCTTTTACAACAACAACGCGCATACCTTTATGAGCACCTTTGAACTCAACCATACCATCTATTTCTGTAACTATTGCTTGTTCTTTTGGTCGTCTGGCTTCGAATAATTCTGCTACTCTTGGGAGACCACCTGTAATATCTTTGGTCTTTGTTGTTTCCCTCGGTATTTTTGCTAATATATCTCCCGGGTAAACTGTATCACCTTTTTCTACAAGAATATGTGCTCCTGCTGGCAGTAAATAACGTGCGAGTGCAGTAGTGCCAGGAATTTTTTGGGTTACTTTTCCTTGTTCATCTTTTATTGAAATCCTCGGCCTCATATTCGCAGGATAGTCGATGATAACCTTGTGAGAAAGACCGGTGACCTCATCAACTTCTTCTTTCACAGTAACTCCTTCTACAATATCTCCGAGGGCTATTTTACCTCCAAGCTCTGTAAGTATTGGTGTAGAATATGGATCCCATTCAACAAGTCTTTCTCCAATTTCAACCTTCTGATTATTTTTAACGAGAAGTTTCGCACCATAGACAATAGAGTACTTCTCTCTCTCTCTACCTCTGGAATCAACAACTGCAATACTTCCGTTTCTGTTCATTACAACAAGAAGTCCTTCTCTATTTTTGACAGTAGTAATATTTATGAACTTAATTGTCCCTGAGTTTTTTGCCTCAAGAACGGTCTGTTCAACAACTTTTGATGCTGCACCGCCAATATGGAATGTTCTCATTGTTAGCTGTGTACCTGGTTCTCCAATTGATTGAGCTGCAATAATTCCAACAGACTCACCTTTTTCAACAATCTCGCCCCTTGCGAGGTCTCTACCGTAGCATTTTGTACAAACCCCATATTTAGATTGGCAGGTAAGCACAGAGCGTATTTTAACTCTATCAATACCAGAATCTATTATCTTATTTGCAAGTTCCTCATCTATTTCCTGATTCTTCTTAACAATAAGTTCTTTTGTTATAGGGTCTTTTATATCATCAATAGATATCCTTCCTATAATTCTCTCTTCAAGTGGCTGGATTATCTCTCCACCTTCGACAAGAGAAGTAACGGTTATTCCATCGGTTGTACCACAATCATCTTCTGTAACAATAACATCCTGAGCAACATCTACAAGTCGTCTTGTTAGATATCCGGAGTTAGCTGTTTTTAGTGCTGTATCAGCAAGCCCTTTTCTAGCACCGTGCGTTGATATGAAATATTGAAGTGGAGTTAACCCTTCTCTAAAGTTAGCTGTAATAGGGGTCTCAATAATTTCACCGGAAGGCTTTGCCATCAAACCACGCATCCCTGCAAGCTGTCTGATCTGTGCAGTGCTTCCTCGTGCTCCAGAATCAGCCATCATAAATATGCTGTTAAATGCTCTTCTCTCTTTTAGTTCATCTTCAGAAAAGGTTTTTCCGTCTTCTGCACCAAGCTCCTTCATCATTTCATCAGCCACCTTTTCTGTAACATTTGCCCATATATCAATAACCTTGTTATATCGTTCTCCATGTGTAATCAGGCCGTCAGCATATTGTTTTTGAACTTCTATAACTTCTTGTTCCGCAGCAGCAATAAGTTCAGGTTTTTTAGAGGGGATATGCATGTCAGCCATTGATATTGATACCCCTGATTTTGTTGCATACTTAAAACCGAGTGCTTCAAGATTATCAAGAAATACAACAGCATTTCGCTTACCCGATATTTTGTAAATATACTCTATTAATTTACCGAGTTCTTTCTTTGTCAGCTCTTTATTAACCATTGAAAAAGGAATTCCCTTTGGCAATATCTCACTGAAAATTATACGACCAACTGTTGTCTCGACAAATTCACCATTCATTCTTACTTTAATTCTTGCATGTTCATCCACAATACCTGCATCATATGCAATCCTGAGATCTTCAGGGTCAGAAAATATTTTTCCTTCACCCTTTGCACCTTTTTTATCTTTCGTTAAATAATATATCCCTAAAACCATATCCTGTGTAGGAACAACAATTGGCTTCCCATTAGCAGGTGAAAGTATGTTATTTACAGACATCATTAGAACCCTTGCCTCAATCTGGGCTTCGATAGAAAGTGGAACATGAACTGCCATCTGATCTCCATCAAAATCTGCATTAAAAGCTGTACATACTAATGGATGCAATTTTATAGCCTTTCCCTCAACAAGAACAGGGTCAAATGCCTGTATACCAAGCCTGTGTAAGGTTGGGGCACGGTTAAGTAGCACAGGATGCTCTCTAATAACATCTTCAAGGGCATCCCAAACTTCAGGACTTTCTTTTTCCACAAGCTTCTTTGCTGCTTTTATTGTTGTGGCAAATCCTTTTTCTTCGAGTTTATTAAAAATAAATGGCTTAAATAGTTCTAAAGCCATACGTTTTGGAAGTCCACATTGATGAAGCTTCAACTCTGGGCCAACAACAATGACTGACCTCCCTGAATAATCAACCCTCTTACCTAAAAGATTCTGCCTGAATCTTCCCTGCTTGCCCTTTATCATGTCACTCAAGGATTTTAAAGGTCGTTTTGTTGTAGTCTTTAGAACCCGACTTCTTCTGCCATTATCAAAAAGGGCATCAACCGCCTCCTGAAGCATCCTTTTTTCATTCTTTATTATCACACTCGGCGCTTTTAGATCCATTAATCTCTTAAGTCTGTTGTTTCTGTTAATAACTCTTCTGTAAAGGTCATTAAGATCCGAAGTTGCAAATCTCCCCCCTTCCAGGGGAACGAGTGGCCTTAAATCAGGAGGTAAAACAGGAATAACATCCATAATCATCCATTCTGGCTTATTCCCAGATTTTCTGAAAGCATCAACAACTTTCAGCCTCTTTGTGAGTTTCTTTTTCACTCCAAGAGATACTGCATCATGTATCTTAACCTTCAGATCAGCATAAAGCGCTTCAAGATCAACTCTTCTTAATAATTCCCTAATCGCTTCAGCTCCCATGCCTGCTTTGAATCTGTTACCATACTCAGCTATCTTTTTCCTCAAATCTTCTTCTGTCAGTAATTCTTTTTCTTTTAAAGGGGTATCACCAGAATCTATGACTATGTAATTTTCGAAATAAAGAACACGTTCAAGTTGCCTCATAGTCATATCGAGTAAAGTGCCGATTCTGCTTGGTAAGCCTTTTAAAAACCATATATGTGCAACTGGACTTGCAAGTTCAATATGTCCCAATCGTTCACGTCTTACCTTGGATTGTATTACTTCGACGCCGCATTTGTCACAGACAACCCCTCTGTGCTTCATCCTCTTATACTTTCCACAAATGCATTCCCAGTCCTTTATTGGACCAAAAATTTTGGCACAGAAAAGCCCGTCTCTTTCAGGTTTGAAAGTACGGTAATTTATAGTTTCAGGCTTTTTGACTTCACCATATGACCACTCCCTGATCTTTTCAGGTGAAGCAAGCCTTATTCTTACAGCTTCAAAATCGGTTGGATCTTTTGGTTTTTGAAAAATTGCGTAGATGTCCTCTGTCAATCTACTCCCCCTTACTCTTTTTTTCCAGAAGCTCGACATCAAGTCCGAGACTCTGGAGTTCTTTTATTAATACATGGAAAGATTCTGGTACGCCGGGTTCCAGTGTAGCATCACCTTTCACAATTGCTTCATACATATGCGCTCTTCCTGTAACATCATCACTCTTTACAGTAAGAAACTCCTGCAAAGAATAGGCAGAACCATATGCCTCAAGCGCCCATACCTCCATTTCTCCCAGCCTCTGACCTCCGAACTGGGCTTTACCACCGAGAGGCTGTTGCGTAACAAGAGAATAAGGTCCGATGGAACGCGCATGTATTTTATCATCAACTAGATGATGGAGTTTCATCATATACATACTTCCTACTGTAACAGGCTTGTCAAATGGCTGACCTGTTCTCCCATCATATAAAGTTATCTGACCTGTAGTAGGCAACTTTGCCTTTTTTAGTAAATCTTTAATTTCGTTTTCCTTTGCTCCTTCGAATACTGGCGTTGCTACATAATAACCAAGAGTTCTGGCAGCCCAACCTAAGTGTGTCTCAAGCACTTGTCCAACATTCATTCTTGATGGAACTCCGAGTGGATTAAGAACAATATCAACAGGTGTACCATCGGGTAAATAAGGCATATCTTCCTCTGGTAAAACCATTGCCACTACCCCTTTATTACCGTGACGGCCTGCCATTTTATCGCCTATCTGTATTTTTCGTTTCATTGCAATATACACTTTTACAACCTTGTTTACGCCTGGGGGTAATTCATCCCCTCTCTTCAATCTATTGATCATTTCATCATATCGAGATTCAAGATAGCGAATGTACTGATTTACTTCATGGTTTAAAGAATCTATTTTTTCACGAATGCTGTTTTCTTCTAATTTAATTCGAGAAAGATGTTCATCTTTAATACGTTCAATATGCTTTTCAGTAAGTTTTTTCCCTTTAGGGCAGAGGACTTCTTTTGATCTTGGTTCCTTTAAATCTTCAGCCACTGTCTGCCCTACAAGCATACTCCTGAGTTTTCTGAATTTCTCTTCTTTGACTATTCTTATCTCTTCTTCACGGTCACGATGTAATTTATTTATATCTTCTTCTTCTATACTTTTTGCTCTCTCATCCTTATCCAAACCTTTTCTTGAAAAAATTCTCACATCAACAACAGTTCCTTCAATTCCAGGAGGCACATAGAGACAGCTTTCTTTAACTTCTTCAGCCTTTTCTCCGAAAATAGCTCTTAATAATTTTTCTTCCGGGGTTAGTTGAGTCTCTCCCTTAGGGGTTACTTTTCCGACAAGAATGTCGCCGGGTTTTACTTCTGCGCCAATTCTTATTATTCCACTTTCATCGAGATCCTTTAAAGCTTCTTCCCCAACATTCGGTATATCACGAGTTATATCTTCAGGTCCAAGTTTTGTCTCTCTGCTCTCAACACTGAATTCTTCTATATGTAAAGATGTAAAGGTATCCTCTTTAACAAGCCTCTCACTAATCAGGATGGCATCCTCAAAGTTATAACCACCCCAGGGCATAAATGCAACTAATACATCTTTGCCTAAAGCCAGTTCTCCCAAATCCGTACAGGAACCATCAGCCAGTATATCACCCGGCTTTACTTCATCCCCTACATTAACTATTACTTTCTGGTTAATACAGGTAGCCTGGTTAGACCGCTGGAATTTGACTAAATTATAGATATCTACTCCACCTGAATCCTCTGACACCCTTACAACTATCCTTGAAGCATCAACACTTTCAACAATCCCTCCTCTCTTTGCGATAACCAGTGCACCTGAGTCTCTCGCTGCCACACTCTCCATCCCTGTTCCAACAATCGGAGCTTCTGGTTGTAAAAGAGGGACCGCTTGCCTCTGCATATTTGACCCCATTAATGCTCTGTTTGCATCGTCATTCTCAAGAAAAGGTATAAGTGAAGCAGATACGCCGACTATCTGTTTAGGAGAAACATCCATATACTCAATTTCTGAAGCTGATACCATTTTGAAATCCCCGCCAACTCTGGCAGATACTGTTTCGCCAATAAGATATCCTTTCTCATTAATAGGTGAAGTTGCCTCTGCAATTACATATTTCTCTCCGTCTATTGCAGAAAGATATTCAACCTGTCTTGTAACTCTCCCATTGATAACTTTTCTATATGGAACTTCAATAAAACCGAAATCGTTTACTCTTGCATATGTTGCAAGAGAAGTTATCAATCCGATATTAGGGCCTTCAGGTGTTTCAATTGGACATATTCTTCCATAGTGAGTAGGATGAACATCCCTCACTTCGAAACCTGCTCTTTCACGTGTCAGACCTCCAGGACCAAGTGCTGAGAGTCTTCTTTTATGAGTGATTTCAGATAATGGGTTAGTCTGATCCATAAACTGACTTAGCTGGCTTGAACCAAAAAACTCTTTAACAGCAGCCATAACAGGTTTTGCATTGATAAGGTCATGAGGCATTGATGTTTCAAGATCTGTCAGGGTCATCTTTTCCTTGATTGTTCTTTCCATTCGCACAAGCCCAATCCTGAATTGATTTTCAAGAAGTTCACCAACTCTTCTAACCCTGCGGTTCCCTAAATGGTCGATATCATCTACTTCTCCCTTACCTGTCCTGAGGTTAAAAAGATACTTAACGATTTCCACTATATCATTGTCGGTGAGTACCCTTTTATCCAGAGGAACATTTAGATTAAGACGTTTATTAAGCTTTAATCGCCCTACAGGAGAAAGATCATAACGTTTTGGGTCAAAAAATAGACCGTTGAAAAGATCTTTAGCAGCATTAATTGTAGGGGGTTCCCCAGGTCTCAGCTTCTTATATATTTCTATTAAAGCCTCCTCCTGAGTATTCACCTTGTCTGTTAATAATGTATCTCTCAGAGATGGAAGATAATGCACACCATCAATAAATAACAGATTCAGCGATTTAATCTTAAGACTGAGAATCTTATTTAAGGCTTCTTCTGTTATAACTTCATTTCCTTCAAGAATTACTTCCCCTGTGGATGGATCAATAATATCATTAAGTGTTATCCTGCCAATTATTTCTTCCTTTGTAATGGGAACCGTTTTGATTCCTGTCGCCTCCATCTTCCTGATTGCGCCTCTTGTAATTTTACTACCTTCCCTAACAATTAATTCTTTCTTATCAGGCGTAGTAATATTTATAGATGATCTAAGTCCTATAAGAACATCGCTGACTTCCCGTGTAAATTTATTGCCATCAATAGTAATCAATTCTACAGGATAAAAAATCTTTAGCAGATCTTCATTCGAATATCCTAATGCTTTCATGACAATTGTGGCAGGTAATTTTCGTCTTCTGTCTATCCTCACATATAGGATATCTTTTGTATCAAACTCAAAATCTAACCATGAACCTCGTGATGGTATAACACGGGCAGAATAGAGAAGCCTTCCACTAGTGTGAGTTTTACCTTTATCATGACTGAAAAAAACTCCGGGGGAACGGTGAAGCTGACTGACAACAACACGTTCAGTCCCATTAACAATGAAAGTACCAGTGTCAGTCATAATCGGCATTTCGCCTATATAAACATCTTCTTCACGAGATTCTTTTAATTTTTTTCCCTCCTTGTTCTCGAATTCCCATAAATTGAGTTTAACCTTAATTTTAAGTGGAACTGCATAAGTAATACCTTTATGAATACAATCTCGAATTCCGAACTTGGGCTCTCCAACCGTATATCCTAAAAAATCTATAGAAGCTGTTTCGTTATAGTCTACAATCGGGAACACGCTTAAAAAAGCTGCCTGCAATCCTATTTCTTCTCTCTGGTCAGGAGGGACGTCTTTCTGTATAAACTTTTCATAAGATCTCTTTTGTATTTCAATGAGATCTGGTATTTCGAGAAAATGTGGGACTTTTCCGAAATTTAATCTTTTTCTTAAAAGCCTTGCCATATAACTCCTTTATGCTTGCATATGTTTTTCAGAATTTATTTAATCTCTACTGTAGCACCCTGTTCTTGAAGTTTTGCCTTTATCTGTTCTGCTTCCTCTTTTGAAACACCTGTTTTTACAGGTTTTGGTGCACCATCAACAAGGTCCTTCGCTTCTTTAAGCCCGAGAGAAGTGAGTTCTCTAACGACTTTTATAACCTGGATCTTTTTCTCCCCAGGAGCAGCAAGTATTACATCAAAACTCGTTTTTTCCTCAGCTTCAGGTGCTACTGTACCAGTGCCACCTGTGGCTCCTGGAACCGCTGCTACAGCAACAGGTGCTGCGGCAGTTACACCATATCTCTCTTCAAACTCTTTTATAAACTTCGACATCTCAAGTATTGTCATATTATCAATAAAATCAAAAACCTGTTCTTTTGTTATAGTCATCTCCGAAATCCTCCTTTTATTTACTTAAGACTTTTTAAATTTTCTAACTTTAACCTTTTTTAGTTTTTATTGCCTCCAATACATTAATAAATCTTGAGAGCGTTGCATTTAATGCATATGCCATTTTATTAAGCGGTGCTTGAAAACCTCCTGCAAGCATCGACAATAAAACCTTCCTCGGCGGAGTTTCAGCTACAGCCTTCAAATCTGCTGATGAGCATATTGAACCTTCAATAACTCCAGCATTCACCTTTAGCTTATCGTTCTTTTTTGAATATTCAAGAATCTTCTTTACTGGAAATACAGGATCATCATAAC is a genomic window containing:
- the rplL gene encoding 50S ribosomal protein L7/L12 → MTKEQVFDFIDNMTILEMSKFIKEFEERYGVTAAAPVAVAAVPGATGGTGTVAPEAEEKTSFDVILAAPGEKKIQVIKVVRELTSLGLKEAKDLVDGAPKPVKTGVSKEEAEQIKAKLQEQGATVEIK
- a CDS encoding 50S ribosomal protein L10; its protein translation is MERGYKLKKVEKEQVIRELKNEFDRAKAVVFTDYRGMSVAELSELRNILRDGKAEYKIVKNTLAKIASEGTPVFSAKDSFRGPVGIAISYDDPVFPVKKILEYSKKNDKLKVNAGVIEGSICSSADLKAVAETPPRKVLLSMLAGGFQAPLNKMAYALNATLSRFINVLEAIKTKKG